A genomic window from Salvia miltiorrhiza cultivar Shanhuang (shh) chromosome 5, IMPLAD_Smil_shh, whole genome shotgun sequence includes:
- the LOC131024648 gene encoding myosin-7-like: MEAETEIIKLKTEMQRLEEKISDMETADQVLRRQALMNNPSGKLSGQLPSTTHEGENGHQELLSAAPSKRFGTESDSALRKSTIERQRGKA, translated from the exons ATGGAGGCAGAGACAGAGATAATTAAGCTGAAGACCGAAATGCAGAG GCTTGAAGAGAAAATTTCTGACATGGAGACAGCAGATCAGGTTCTCCGTCGACAGGCTTTAATGAATAATCCTTCAGGGAAACTATCTGGGCAGTTACCTTCAACTACTCAT GAAGGGGAGAATGGTCATCAA GAACTTTTGAGTGCAGCACCAAGTAAAAGATTTGGTACTGAATCAGATAGCGCATTGAGGAAATCTACCATTGAAAGGCAACGT GGAAAAGCTTAA